The proteins below are encoded in one region of Leptotrichia sp. oral taxon 218:
- a CDS encoding branched-chain amino acid ABC transporter permease, with amino-acid sequence MLKNLIEQTINGLQTGSIYALIALGYTMVYGIVKLINFAHGDILMIGAYLTFIAVSNGMPLIIAILLSIVFCAILGVVIDFFAYRPIRNAPKISALITAIGMSFLLESVALIIFGATPKVIDQKYIPGFLSDSKKLNLGVVQISMLTIFVIVVTIICMVALNLFIKKTKLGKATRAVSQDTGAAQLMGINVNKTIAITFAIGSGLGALGGALYAIVYPQIEPYMGMLPGLKAFIAAVFGGIGSIPGAMVGGYVLGLLEAYVKGSFLTTWANPIVFGILILILIFKPNGLFGKNMKEKV; translated from the coding sequence ATGTTAAAAAATTTAATTGAACAGACGATCAATGGTCTTCAGACTGGAAGTATTTATGCATTGATTGCTCTGGGATACACAATGGTTTATGGAATCGTAAAACTTATAAACTTTGCGCATGGAGATATACTTATGATAGGAGCATATTTAACTTTTATTGCTGTGTCAAATGGTATGCCACTTATAATTGCAATACTTTTATCAATTGTTTTTTGTGCTATTCTAGGTGTCGTGATTGATTTTTTTGCGTATAGACCGATTAGAAATGCGCCAAAAATTTCAGCGCTTATAACAGCAATTGGAATGAGTTTTTTACTTGAAAGTGTCGCACTTATAATTTTTGGAGCTACACCAAAAGTAATTGACCAAAAATATATTCCTGGATTTTTGTCAGATAGTAAAAAATTAAATTTGGGAGTCGTTCAAATAAGTATGCTAACTATTTTTGTAATAGTTGTCACTATAATTTGCATGGTTGCGCTAAATTTATTTATTAAGAAGACAAAACTTGGAAAAGCGACTAGAGCGGTATCTCAAGATACAGGAGCAGCACAGTTAATGGGAATAAATGTAAATAAAACAATCGCTATTACATTTGCAATTGGTTCTGGGCTAGGTGCACTTGGTGGAGCGCTTTATGCTATTGTTTATCCGCAAATTGAGCCATATATGGGTATGCTTCCTGGATTGAAGGCGTTTATTGCGGCTGTATTTGGTGGAATTGGAAGTATTCCTGGAGCTATGGTTGGAGGATATGTATTAGGACTTTTAGAAGCATATGTAAAAGGTTCTTTCCTTACAACTTGGGCAAATCCAATAGTTTTTGGAATTTTGATTTTGATACTTATTTTTAAACCAAATGGATTGTTTGGAAAAAATATGAAAGAAAAAGTTTAA
- a CDS encoding branched-chain amino acid ABC transporter permease has protein sequence MENKEKNEVQNEKTVLAKNEIENKKNKENKKNIENKEKKKDKEQSKWGNLNYFNKFKLKNYVVTVISIILLYVVLNLTIDPTDIFSYTRGIYITILIFVLFSVSLNVSVGIMGQLNLGQAGFIAIGGYSAAYISKILVNYHLPVTMHLIITSIFGGIIAAIFGFLVGASTLRLRGDYLAIITLAFGEIIKYIIQNLDFLGGAIGLDVNPKGILTFSNVYFIVVISIIIVVMAMTSRKGKEVMSIREDEIAAENIGIRLNRVKLYGFTFSAFFAGVGGSLFAYNVGILTPDKFGFLFSIEILVMVVLGGLGSITGAIIAAVILTMLSEFLRDFSQFRYLIYSIILIILMIFRPKGIFGTKEFTFHETKKRLKEIRNSKK, from the coding sequence ATGGAAAATAAAGAAAAAAATGAAGTTCAAAATGAAAAAACTGTTTTAGCAAAAAATGAAATTGAAAACAAAAAAAATAAAGAAAATAAAAAAAATATAGAAAATAAAGAAAAGAAAAAAGACAAAGAACAGTCAAAATGGGGAAATTTGAATTATTTTAATAAATTTAAGTTGAAAAATTATGTAGTTACAGTTATTTCAATTATTTTACTTTATGTAGTTTTAAATTTGACAATTGATCCAACTGATATTTTTAGCTACACTCGTGGAATTTATATAACTATTTTAATTTTTGTGCTATTTTCTGTGAGTCTTAATGTATCTGTTGGAATTATGGGACAGCTTAATTTAGGACAAGCTGGATTTATTGCAATTGGTGGATATTCAGCGGCATATATTTCTAAAATATTGGTAAACTACCATTTACCTGTAACAATGCACCTTATTATAACTTCAATATTTGGTGGAATTATTGCGGCAATATTTGGATTTTTGGTTGGAGCAAGTACACTTCGTTTGAGAGGAGATTATCTTGCGATTATTACACTTGCATTTGGAGAAATTATAAAATATATAATTCAAAATTTGGATTTTCTTGGAGGAGCGATAGGACTTGATGTCAATCCAAAAGGAATTTTGACATTTTCAAATGTTTATTTTATTGTTGTAATTTCGATTATTATTGTCGTTATGGCGATGACTTCGAGAAAAGGTAAGGAAGTTATGTCGATTAGAGAAGATGAAATTGCGGCGGAAAATATAGGGATAAGATTAAACCGTGTAAAACTTTATGGATTTACTTTTTCAGCGTTTTTTGCTGGAGTTGGAGGTTCATTGTTTGCTTACAATGTTGGAATTTTGACACCAGATAAATTTGGATTTTTGTTTTCGATAGAAATTTTAGTTATGGTAGTTTTGGGTGGTCTTGGAAGTATAACAGGAGCAATTATTGCAGCAGTTATTTTGACTATGTTAAGTGAATTTTTGAGAGATTTTTCACAGTTTAGATATTTAATTTATTCAATAATTCTTATTATTCTAATGATTTTTAGACCAAAAGGAATTTTTGGAACAAAAGAGTTTACATTTCACGAAACAAAAAAACGACTTAAAGAAATTAGAAATTCAAAAAAATAA
- a CDS encoding ABC transporter ATP-binding protein yields the protein MSLLKTTDLGISFGGLRAVDNVNIEIKEGELIGLIGPNGAGKTTIFNLLTGVYKPTDGDITINGTSINKKTTPQIVASGIARTFQNIRLFKNLTVLENVKLALDSSMKYNTFEAILRLPRFWREEKEVTDKALDLLDIFDMAQMANITSGNLSYGQQRKLEIARALATNPKLLLLDEPAAGMNPNETKELMKTISFIRDKFKIAILLIEHDMDLVMGICERLYVLNFGKIIASGLPSEIQSNKEVIAAYLGE from the coding sequence ATGTCATTACTTAAAACGACTGATTTAGGAATTTCCTTCGGTGGTTTGAGAGCTGTTGACAATGTTAATATTGAAATAAAAGAAGGTGAATTAATCGGATTAATTGGACCTAATGGAGCTGGAAAAACAACAATATTTAACTTGCTTACAGGTGTTTATAAACCGACTGATGGAGATATTACTATAAATGGAACAAGTATTAATAAAAAAACAACTCCGCAAATAGTTGCATCGGGAATTGCAAGAACATTCCAAAATATTAGATTATTTAAAAATTTGACGGTGCTGGAAAATGTAAAATTAGCGCTTGACAGCAGCATGAAATATAATACTTTTGAAGCGATATTAAGACTTCCCAGATTTTGGCGTGAAGAAAAGGAAGTTACAGATAAAGCGCTGGATTTACTAGATATTTTTGATATGGCACAAATGGCTAACATAACTTCAGGAAATTTATCTTATGGACAACAGAGAAAGTTGGAAATAGCAAGAGCTTTGGCGACAAATCCGAAGTTACTTTTATTAGATGAACCTGCTGCGGGAATGAACCCTAATGAGACAAAAGAGTTGATGAAAACAATTAGTTTTATTCGAGATAAATTTAAAATTGCAATTTTGCTTATTGAGCATGATATGGATTTAGTTATGGGAATTTGTGAGAGACTTTATGTGTTAAATTTTGGAAAAATAATAGCGTCAGGACTTCCAAGTGAAATACAGTCAAATAAAGAAGTTATTGCGGCGTATTTGGGAGAATAA
- a CDS encoding ABC transporter ATP-binding protein, translated as MLEVNDLNVYYGVIHAIKNISFHIKKGEIVSLIGANGAGKTSTLHAISGLVPIKSGEISLNGENTTNTVAHKLVSKGMAHVPEGRRIFTELTVLENLEMGAFIRNDQDGIKKDIEHMFSLFPRLAERKKQLAGTMSGGEQQMLAMARALMSNPSLLLLDEPSMGLAPLLVQEIFEIIKKINKEDNVTILLVEQNANMALSVADRGYVLETGSIILEGTGKELLTNSEIKKAYLGG; from the coding sequence ATTTTAGAAGTTAATGATTTGAATGTCTATTACGGTGTAATTCACGCTATAAAGAATATTTCATTTCATATAAAAAAAGGAGAGATTGTTTCATTGATTGGAGCAAATGGAGCTGGGAAAACATCAACATTACACGCAATTTCGGGTCTAGTTCCAATAAAATCTGGAGAAATTTCACTAAATGGTGAAAACACGACAAATACTGTCGCTCATAAACTTGTAAGCAAAGGTATGGCTCATGTTCCAGAAGGAAGAAGAATTTTTACAGAACTCACTGTTTTGGAAAATTTGGAGATGGGAGCTTTTATTAGAAATGATCAGGATGGAATAAAAAAGGATATAGAACATATGTTTTCTTTATTTCCTAGACTGGCTGAGCGAAAAAAACAACTTGCTGGAACGATGAGTGGAGGAGAACAACAAATGTTAGCAATGGCAAGAGCGCTTATGTCAAATCCGTCGCTGCTTTTATTAGATGAACCTTCGATGGGACTTGCACCGCTGTTAGTTCAGGAAATTTTTGAAATAATAAAAAAAATAAATAAAGAAGACAATGTCACAATTTTATTGGTTGAACAAAATGCAAATATGGCTTTGTCAGTTGCTGATAGAGGTTATGTTTTGGAGACTGGAAGCATAATTCTAGAAGGAACTGGAAAAGAACTTTTGACAAATTCGGAAATAAAAAAAGCATATTTAGGAGGATAA
- a CDS encoding Crp/Fnr family transcriptional regulator: MDIKNISQSLVKVPLFNSYSISSVTSFLKETEYQIKNYKKNEIIFFRGDLITNVNILIKGTLVAEMQKFNGDSIVIGHIKTSEILAPAFIFGEDNTFPVDLIALEETKLLVIDRNKFFSLIQKNEKLLLNFIDEISNKSQYLSKRIWFNFVNKTISEKVLSYIKKNSKDKKIIFFPSISLLAKKFDVTRPALSREISSLCKKNILKKIDKNTYYVDFEKFPKKNV, encoded by the coding sequence ATGGATATCAAAAATATTTCACAATCGCTTGTAAAAGTTCCACTGTTTAATAGTTACAGTATCTCATCTGTCACTTCATTTTTAAAAGAAACTGAATATCAAATAAAAAATTATAAAAAAAATGAAATTATTTTTTTTCGGGGTGATTTAATTACAAATGTGAATATTTTAATAAAAGGAACTCTTGTTGCTGAAATGCAGAAGTTTAATGGCGATTCCATTGTGATAGGTCATATAAAAACAAGTGAAATTTTGGCACCAGCTTTTATTTTTGGGGAAGATAATACTTTTCCAGTTGATTTAATAGCATTGGAAGAAACAAAGCTGCTTGTGATTGATCGAAATAAATTTTTTAGCTTAATTCAAAAAAATGAAAAATTGCTTTTAAATTTTATTGATGAAATTTCAAATAAAAGTCAATATTTATCGAAGAGAATTTGGTTTAATTTTGTGAATAAAACAATTAGTGAAAAAGTTTTGAGCTATATTAAAAAAAATTCTAAAGATAAAAAAATAATATTTTTTCCTAGCATATCTTTACTTGCAAAAAAATTTGATGTGACACGGCCAGCTCTTTCAAGAGAAATTTCTAGTTTGTGCAAAAAAAATATATTGAAAAAAATAGATAAAAATACTTATTATGTAGATTTTGAAAAATTTCCTAAAAAAAATGTTTGA
- a CDS encoding nitronate monooxygenase family protein: MEKIEKIEKIEKVEKVEKVEKVEKKEVKEKRELKGIKIGKYEIEKPIVQGGMGVGISWDRLAGNVAKNGCLGTISAICTGYYQNMKFVKKQVNGRPLGTENTYNREALIEIFKNARKICGDKPLACNILHAINDYARVVGDALEAGANIIVTGAGLPLELPKLVKDYPDVEIVPIVSSARALKIICKKWKAAGKMPGAVIVEGPKSGGHQGAKYDELFAPEHQLEAILPPIKEERDKWGDFPIIAAGGIWNNDDIHKIMELGADAVQMGTRFIGTYECDASENFKQNLINANEEDIVIVSSPVGYPGRAVKTNLIKTLEPNSNKIKCISNCVFPCERGKGANRVGYCIADSLGDAYLGRLQSGLFFTGANGYRLKEIVHVKDLIEELMTGVQTSKNI; encoded by the coding sequence ATGGAAAAAATTGAGAAAATCGAGAAAATTGAAAAAGTAGAAAAAGTAGAAAAAGTAGAAAAAGTAGAAAAAAAAGAAGTAAAAGAAAAAAGAGAATTAAAAGGAATTAAAATAGGAAAATATGAAATCGAAAAGCCAATCGTTCAAGGTGGAATGGGAGTTGGAATAAGCTGGGACAGACTTGCTGGAAATGTTGCCAAAAACGGCTGTCTTGGAACAATAAGTGCAATTTGTACAGGATATTACCAAAATATGAAATTTGTAAAAAAACAAGTAAACGGAAGACCACTTGGGACAGAAAATACCTACAACAGAGAAGCGCTTATCGAAATATTTAAAAATGCTAGAAAAATCTGTGGAGATAAACCTCTAGCCTGTAACATTTTACACGCAATTAACGACTATGCAAGAGTCGTAGGAGACGCACTTGAAGCTGGAGCAAATATCATTGTAACAGGAGCAGGACTTCCACTAGAACTTCCAAAACTTGTAAAAGATTATCCAGATGTCGAAATTGTGCCAATCGTTTCATCAGCAAGAGCGCTAAAAATTATTTGTAAAAAATGGAAAGCCGCTGGAAAAATGCCAGGAGCAGTAATCGTTGAAGGACCTAAAAGTGGAGGACACCAAGGAGCAAAATACGACGAATTGTTTGCGCCAGAACATCAACTAGAAGCAATTCTACCGCCAATAAAAGAAGAAAGAGACAAATGGGGAGATTTTCCAATAATTGCAGCTGGAGGAATTTGGAACAACGATGATATCCATAAAATAATGGAACTTGGAGCGGACGCTGTTCAAATGGGAACAAGATTTATAGGTACTTACGAATGTGACGCAAGTGAAAACTTTAAACAAAACTTGATTAATGCGAACGAAGAAGATATCGTAATTGTAAGTTCTCCTGTAGGTTATCCTGGAAGAGCAGTAAAGACAAATTTAATCAAAACTTTGGAACCTAATTCTAATAAAATCAAATGTATAAGTAACTGCGTTTTCCCTTGTGAGCGTGGAAAAGGTGCAAACAGAGTTGGATACTGTATTGCCGATAGTTTGGGAGATGCTTATTTAGGTAGACTTCAAAGTGGACTTTTCTTCACAGGAGCAAATGGCTATAGATTAAAAGAAATAGTTCATGTCAAAGATCTAATTGAAGAATTGATGACAGGTGTTCAAACTTCTAAAAACATTTAA
- a CDS encoding YoaK family protein — protein sequence MKRELKKIFFIRKKDSVQTFRLAMFLCIVGGFLDAYTFTTRGKVLANAQTGNLVYLALNLAERNYQKAFSYFVPIFVFALGILFSEYLKHIFTKYENFRWQHTAILIQLIVMFFISFIPSNHLNMLVNVIISFIAALQYQGFKKIHGVNGATTMCTGNLRSSMEFLTQFIKTKEKIFFYKFLVYIGLITFFVIGATLCAVLVQFFKNYALLVCCILQFIVFLVMFKQKI from the coding sequence ATGAAAAGAGAACTTAAAAAAATTTTTTTTATAAGAAAAAAAGATTCTGTGCAAACATTTAGACTTGCAATGTTTCTTTGCATTGTTGGAGGATTTTTAGACGCTTATACTTTTACAACAAGAGGAAAGGTTTTGGCAAATGCGCAGACTGGAAATCTTGTTTACTTAGCGCTAAATCTTGCTGAAAGAAATTATCAAAAAGCTTTTTCCTATTTTGTCCCAATTTTTGTCTTTGCGCTTGGAATTTTATTTTCAGAATATTTAAAACATATATTTACAAAATATGAAAATTTTCGTTGGCAACATACTGCCATTCTTATTCAATTAATTGTAATGTTTTTTATTTCGTTTATTCCGTCAAATCACTTAAATATGCTAGTTAATGTGATAATTTCATTTATTGCTGCGCTCCAGTATCAAGGTTTTAAAAAAATTCATGGAGTAAATGGTGCAACTACAATGTGTACAGGAAATCTGCGTTCCAGCATGGAATTTTTGACTCAATTTATAAAAACAAAGGAGAAGATATTTTTTTATAAATTTTTGGTTTATATTGGATTAATTACATTTTTTGTAATTGGTGCAACTTTATGTGCTGTTTTAGTCCAGTTTTTCAAAAATTATGCGCTACTTGTCTGCTGTATTTTACAATTTATCGTATTTTTAGTGATGTTTAAACAAAAAATTTAA